The proteins below are encoded in one region of Lentisphaerota bacterium:
- a CDS encoding DUF4920 domain-containing protein has protein sequence MKPIRSVAWMLLATAVAGVLIAGCGRKAGHGTHFGEPFTSAPVVTIAQLLETPEAFQRKPVRVQGTIERQCPMAGCWFFIHDGQGRSIKVELGDYLPKLPQNIGNIAEAEGELIKKGAAYEFIGTRVTFTKKDAP, from the coding sequence ATGAAACCTATCCGCAGCGTCGCATGGATGCTATTGGCCACAGCCGTCGCGGGCGTGCTGATCGCCGGATGCGGGCGCAAGGCCGGTCACGGAACGCATTTTGGCGAGCCGTTCACATCCGCGCCGGTTGTGACGATTGCGCAACTGCTGGAAACGCCGGAGGCCTTTCAGCGGAAGCCGGTGCGCGTGCAGGGAACCATCGAACGGCAGTGTCCCATGGCGGGGTGCTGGTTCTTCATACACGACGGGCAGGGCCGTTCCATCAAGGTGGAACTTGGCGACTACCTGCCCAAGTTGCCGCAAAACATCGGCAACATCGCCGAGGCTGAAGGCGAGTTGATCAAAAAAGGGGCTGCCTACGAATTCATCGGCACACGCGTAACGTTCACAAAAAAGGACGCTCCATGA
- a CDS encoding ABC transporter permease yields the protein MTFTAFAWKNLVRRPVRTALTAGGVALAVAVSVSLGGFNLGYKRAIAGSIEQLGFQVMVMAKGCPYEAATMMLKGGTGLLYLPEDAHAKIKNDPDIEAITPIFIGIAEKQGSSIDDAPSAASWTILSGVDEVSFRVMKPWLTFKQGPGYDGGRWFSADATNEVVMGFEAAEYEQRKVGDVLYASITPNGKTVPVMHAFRVIGVLERSGSQDDGTVFLPLKTAQQIFGREGQLTIIGIKLREFNGIRMREFEGRWMSIPEVQVVSLEQVKGALVSLVGTAQTMVAAVAVIAVIVAVIGVINAILMSVYERMGEIGIMKAVGATRIQIFRLIWTETLLICLAGAVVGCLLAAMGAGATDAALRHLLNIGVTQGLVRITPGLLGAAVSGSVMLGLLAGIWPARRAAELHPVEAIRANE from the coding sequence ATGACGTTCACGGCTTTCGCATGGAAAAATCTGGTCCGCCGTCCGGTGCGCACGGCGTTGACGGCGGGCGGGGTTGCGCTGGCTGTCGCGGTGTCGGTGAGTCTGGGCGGGTTCAATCTGGGCTACAAGCGGGCCATTGCCGGGAGCATTGAGCAACTCGGTTTTCAGGTGATGGTCATGGCCAAGGGTTGTCCGTATGAGGCGGCGACGATGATGCTCAAGGGCGGCACGGGTTTGCTCTATCTGCCCGAAGATGCACACGCGAAGATCAAGAATGACCCCGATATTGAGGCGATCACTCCGATCTTCATCGGCATCGCCGAAAAACAGGGATCGTCGATCGACGACGCGCCATCAGCCGCATCCTGGACCATCCTGTCGGGTGTGGACGAGGTTTCGTTCCGGGTGATGAAACCCTGGCTGACTTTCAAGCAGGGGCCTGGATATGACGGCGGGCGGTGGTTTTCTGCGGATGCGACCAATGAGGTGGTCATGGGGTTTGAGGCGGCGGAGTACGAGCAGCGCAAGGTGGGCGATGTGTTGTATGCATCCATCACGCCCAATGGCAAAACGGTGCCGGTGATGCATGCCTTCCGGGTGATCGGTGTGCTCGAGCGGAGCGGCTCCCAGGACGACGGCACGGTCTTTCTGCCGCTGAAGACGGCCCAGCAGATTTTTGGGCGCGAGGGGCAACTCACGATCATCGGCATCAAGCTGCGCGAGTTCAACGGCATCCGCATGCGCGAATTTGAGGGGCGATGGATGAGCATTCCCGAGGTGCAGGTGGTGAGCCTGGAGCAGGTGAAAGGCGCGCTGGTGTCGCTCGTCGGCACGGCGCAGACCATGGTGGCGGCGGTGGCCGTGATTGCTGTTATTGTGGCGGTGATTGGCGTGATCAACGCGATTCTGATGAGTGTCTACGAGCGCATGGGCGAGATCGGCATCATGAAGGCCGTCGGTGCGACGCGCATTCAGATCTTCCGGTTGATCTGGACGGAGACCTTGCTGATCTGTCTGGCCGGGGCGGTTGTCGGCTGCCTGCTGGCGGCCATGGGCGCCGGGGCCACGGATGCCGCGCTGCGCCATCTGTTGAACATCGGCGTGACGCAGGGGCTGGTCCGCATCACCCCGGGCCTGCTGGGCGCGGCTGTGTCGGGGTCCGTCATGCTCGGCTTGTTGGCGGGCATCTGGCCGGCGCGCCGCGCGGCGGAATTGCATCCGGTGGAGGCGATTCGCGCCAACGAATAA
- the tal gene encoding transaldolase: MKINPVKHVETLGQSIWLDYIRRDLIAGGELRRLIEEDGLRGMTSNPAIFEKAIVESHDYDEDIRDLAVKGKGAQDIYEAITRRDVQSAADAFRPLYDRTDGKDGYISLEVNPHLAHNTPGTLMEARRLWSALNRPNVFIKVPATVEGLPAIRQLIGEGINVNVTLIFGLSRYRQVAEAYIAGIEARLSQRQAVNHVASVASFFVSRIDVLVDPLLKPIIEKNGPAADVAKEALGQVAIASAKMAYQIFKEIFDGDRFRSLAAQGAHVQRLLWASTGTKNPDYSDVKYVEALIGPDTVNTAPVETFDAYRDHGDAQARLEKDVAHAARILKRLSDIGISLDAVTQQLEDEGVTKFNQPFDKLMENLMQRSSKQQPKGKA; encoded by the coding sequence ATGAAGATCAATCCTGTAAAACACGTGGAAACACTCGGGCAGTCCATTTGGCTGGACTACATCCGACGCGACCTGATCGCAGGCGGCGAGCTCCGGCGTCTGATCGAAGAGGATGGACTCCGGGGGATGACCTCCAATCCCGCCATCTTCGAGAAGGCTATTGTGGAGAGTCACGATTACGACGAGGATATTCGCGACTTGGCGGTTAAAGGGAAGGGCGCTCAGGATATCTATGAAGCGATCACCCGGCGCGATGTTCAAAGCGCCGCCGATGCGTTCCGGCCGCTTTATGACCGGACCGACGGTAAAGACGGTTACATCAGCTTGGAGGTCAACCCTCATCTGGCGCATAACACTCCTGGCACGCTGATGGAAGCCCGCCGGTTGTGGAGTGCCCTGAACCGGCCCAACGTCTTCATCAAAGTGCCCGCCACAGTCGAAGGACTGCCCGCCATCCGGCAACTGATAGGGGAAGGAATCAACGTCAATGTGACCTTGATCTTTGGGCTGTCTCGTTACCGGCAGGTGGCGGAAGCCTACATCGCTGGCATCGAAGCGCGGTTGAGCCAAAGGCAAGCGGTGAACCACGTGGCCTCGGTGGCCAGTTTCTTTGTGAGCCGTATCGATGTGCTAGTGGACCCGCTGCTGAAACCAATCATCGAGAAAAACGGCCCAGCGGCAGATGTCGCGAAGGAGGCGCTCGGGCAAGTCGCAATCGCCAGCGCGAAGATGGCCTATCAGATATTCAAAGAGATCTTCGACGGCGACCGGTTCAGGAGTCTGGCGGCGCAGGGCGCTCACGTTCAGCGGTTGCTCTGGGCCAGCACGGGCACAAAGAATCCCGATTACAGCGACGTGAAATACGTTGAGGCCCTCATCGGACCGGACACGGTGAACACGGCTCCGGTCGAAACGTTCGACGCCTATCGCGACCATGGAGACGCGCAAGCCCGTCTCGAGAAAGATGTTGCCCATGCGGCACGGATCTTGAAGCGATTGTCGGATATCGGAATCAGTCTCGATGCGGTTACTCAGCAATTGGAGGACGAAGGCGTCACGAAGTTCAATCAGCCGTTCGACAAATTGATGGAGAACCTGATGCAACGGTCGTCAAAACAGCAGCCAAAGGGAAAGGCATGA
- a CDS encoding ABC transporter ATP-binding protein, with protein sequence MNGDVIVAGRGLCRFYLRGSETVRALDGVDIDVRPGESVCILGPSGSGKTTLINLLSALDAPTAGTLTINGRRVDGLPENELVNIRRGTLGYVFQKFHLIPTLTVAENVALPLLFLGRKADPDALARVLDAVGLADRATHLPKELSGGQMQRVAIGRALVTGPRVLIADEPTGNLDSQTGGAIMDLFVKAVREEGVALVLTTHNLALASRCDHRVTLEDGRVKQGA encoded by the coding sequence ATGAACGGAGACGTGATTGTCGCGGGACGTGGTCTGTGCCGCTTCTATCTGCGGGGCAGCGAAACGGTGCGTGCGCTCGATGGCGTGGATATCGATGTTCGCCCTGGCGAGTCCGTCTGCATTCTCGGGCCATCCGGTTCGGGAAAAACGACGCTGATCAATTTGCTTTCGGCTTTGGACGCGCCGACCGCCGGCACGCTGACCATCAATGGCCGGCGCGTCGACGGGCTGCCCGAAAACGAGCTGGTGAACATCCGGCGCGGCACCCTGGGGTATGTCTTCCAAAAATTTCATCTGATCCCGACGCTGACCGTGGCCGAGAATGTCGCCCTGCCTCTTTTATTCCTGGGGCGGAAAGCCGATCCAGACGCTCTGGCGCGGGTACTGGATGCGGTGGGCTTGGCTGACCGGGCAACCCATCTTCCAAAAGAACTTTCGGGCGGCCAGATGCAACGGGTGGCCATCGGGCGGGCGCTTGTCACGGGGCCGCGCGTGCTGATCGCCGATGAGCCCACGGGCAACCTGGACAGTCAGACGGGCGGTGCGATCATGGATCTGTTTGTCAAGGCCGTGCGCGAGGAGGGCGTTGCGCTCGTGCTGACCACGCACAACCTGGCGCTTGCGTCCCGATGCGATCACCGTGTCACACTGGAAGACGGACGTGTGAAACAGGGCGCGTGA